In Neisseriaceae bacterium CLB008, one genomic interval encodes:
- a CDS encoding helix-turn-helix transcriptional regulator yields MKNVLMKHNEKKRPEILLHTTNGKHDSIAITDGIRIERTIINKAGEYQQPMLRQKLYDDHNIYFHFIIDADIHVFNTEGQRIGHLITDKVYQVVGTNSKLTEENQKTREKKLTFVIAMRLLDKWQQDYEIPEWLDYKQSGKDFIRQISLGRYHKRIMLLVQQLLFMDIKTLSDTLSFKSSALSICSSIFQLYSISKNNNFIDDVLCILHKDPLTKWHLPTLAKQVGTNECYLKQEFKTKTGISIGRYIKNLRMQEALELIINHQLSTKEAAYKIGYADVGYFSRIFKQQYGYTPSDLVLK; encoded by the coding sequence ATGAAGAATGTATTGATGAAACATAATGAAAAAAAAAGACCAGAAATTCTACTTCACACAACAAATGGAAAACATGACAGCATAGCAATTACAGATGGTATTCGAATCGAACGCACCATAATCAATAAGGCCGGAGAATATCAACAACCGATGCTTAGGCAAAAACTCTATGATGATCATAATATTTATTTTCATTTCATTATCGATGCCGATATTCATGTATTCAATACCGAAGGCCAGCGCATCGGCCACTTAATTACGGATAAGGTCTACCAGGTTGTTGGGACCAATAGCAAACTCACGGAGGAAAACCAAAAAACGCGTGAAAAAAAACTAACGTTTGTCATCGCCATGCGCCTATTAGACAAATGGCAGCAGGACTATGAAATTCCAGAATGGCTAGATTACAAACAATCCGGCAAGGACTTTATTCGGCAGATCTCCTTAGGACGTTACCATAAAAGAATTATGTTATTAGTCCAACAATTACTCTTCATGGACATTAAAACCCTTTCTGACACACTGTCCTTCAAAAGTAGCGCCCTATCCATTTGTTCCAGCATCTTTCAGCTGTACAGCATCTCTAAGAATAATAACTTTATCGACGACGTATTATGTATTTTACATAAAGATCCGCTCACAAAATGGCATTTACCGACACTAGCCAAACAGGTTGGCACTAATGAATGCTATTTAAAACAAGAATTCAAAACAAAAACCGGCATTTCTATTGGTCGCTATATTAAAAATCTGAGAATGCAAGAAGCACTAGAATTAATCATTAATCATCAACTCTCAACTAAAGAGGCCGCATATAAAATTGGCTACGCTGATGTTGGTTATTTTTCTCGTATTTTTAAACAACAATACGGTTATACGCCCAGCGATCTTGTTTTAAAATAA